tgaaaataatcaaattatccCAACAAAATTAAGCTTCAAAAATGGCACTTAAAGGCATGCAAGAgatgaagctttaatttttgtttctctttcctCCTCCTTTCCCCCACTACTCtatttgttccttttattttattcctattttcataccattttcatttttattataacttaacaTCGTAACCATCCACTAACCAAAACTCATCAAATTAATGgactatttatttaaatagtcCCTTATTCTAAtcctctttaaaatttaatactatcATTCTGCTTTTCATATACCATTTAATTCAATACATTTAGCTACTTATTTACACTTTTAcacaattaaatccctaatttttaaATGTCGTGAAATTTTACTCtataaaataacacaaattCAACATCAAGCACTCCAACAAAACTCTTTCAAATAAAAGACTTCAAAATATCTCAATggcatttttccttttatacaTTGATAATCTCacacaaataaacaatttaaaccccatattttcaaaactttccATAATAATCCTCAATGTACAATTTCATGAATTGACTTTACAAATCATCTCACTTCACTTCCAACTCTAAAAATCTACCAAAACAATATTAAGAACTTagattttctaccataaattgcTAGTTCATGCTATTAGGTTCCCAAAAACATACAATTCAAGTAAAAAGAACTAGGATATACTAATCAATTGAAGCTTGTAAAAATTTGAGCCCCAATGCCGAATGTTCTTCTCTTCTCCCCCTCTATTTCGATTTGCATGAAGAATAAAGGGaagaaaatgatttttcctCTCTTTCCTTTCCCCCACTCACTATCTTTTATTactaattatgtttttatattattccacTACATAAATACATAGGTATAATTGCATTATAAATCCTTTAGCTTTCATTTACCTTATAATATTAGTTAacgtaataataattaaactttataatatatattgaaagACATATATAATAAAGTCATAACCGACCACTAATAAGATCACATGTCTTATGGTCTATTTATAAATCCTACTTTATTCAATTATGCGGTTCAGCCCCTGTTCTCTACTTAAACACTCTTTCGTCAAAAttacataaccaaaatttaattcacttctaatataactctacaaatatttttattaaatatttacgagtccggTTTAGAACCGATATACTTGTACCTTGTCTAACTttccaataattaaaattattagaccaaacttcaatataatactataatatcctcgtaaatattaataaataatattcactGATCCTATCATCGAAAACAGTATTCCGAAACTACCGTTTCCGACTTCATTGACTTTCGGTCGTTACATGCcaagtttaacaatttaacaatttaatcattaaacttataaattaaccaaaatcactttacaaactagtccaaACTCATTATCAAGCTTCCAAATAAAccattttccataaaaaaattaagactcatctttaaaatctttaacagatTTGAAAACGGGGGCACAAGTTAGCTGGACCTAATTGAGACagtcacaaaaacataaaaattagaagaaacaTGTGAAATATGACTTACCATGCAAAGATTTTAGCTTAGCCGAAGCTTCTAATGTATGAAAATGGTGGTTTCGGTCATGGgaataaaaagtaaagaagGTGAAAGGTTTATTTTTACTTTgacttattaattttattactttaattaattaaactaaaatataaaacatatgaaaTGTAATAAAACCTAATAACCAATCGTCCATGATGGTTTATTAAggttgttaagtatgactcctattttcagtcaaatttgataaataatcttttagttaaactctgtttatttgtttcagttaaacactgattagtttagattattttattattatttgacatatgaatttagcctataaataggctcttttacaaccttagtatAAACActcattagatattagaactcataacacatttagagaattttgtgtttacgttttgagggttctttgttttcaggtttttggggtttagttttatctccatcttttgtactcttcgttcttttgccattatagtaaaattatctttgcccgtggttttttatcctctttggagggattttttcacgttaaatttgtatgttcaatttctcaatttattccgctatttttgttacttgttgcttaatcgggtcgatccctaacaaaggtctaattaccacataaagccTTCTTCAATTACtaattaagctatttaatcaataaaatataatagcgattaacttttacatcttttatgaattaattctttttctttaattaactagtaaaataataaaatttcgaACCGTAACTTCACATACCAATAtaataactccgtaaatatttaataaaaatatttatgagtttagtTTATTAGAAAAgaagtctcgatacctcatttttaaaaccacttgactttagggacaaaTCATTTAACTTTAACTAATGattcaattaacaaaaattattaggtcaaaattctatataatataatatttgactcgtaaatattaatatttaatatttacgaactcactAGTCGAATTTATGGTCCTAAAACCATAATTTCTAACACCACAGGAAAAGGGCTGTTACAGAGCTTGACTGTCATTTTGTACGAAATCATGTTACTCAAGGCACTCTACACCTTGCTTTTGTCTCTCATCAGCTCAGATCACAGACATTTTCATAAAGACGCATCTACCAATCAAATTTCACGACTTATTTTCCAAACTCAAGCTACAATCCACAACACCAACTTAAGTTTGAGGGGGATGTTAATGTAAATCTGtatattaatgaataattgattCTAACATGATTCTAGCATACTGGCATGTATAGTTTCTAGGTACTAGTATAAATACCTATCACTTGTACATAAAAAACCAGAAATaaattcctttctttttctaagTTTCATAACAGTTACAGTTGGCATACTGGAATAGTGAACGTGAGGTGTGAACATAGTGGTCCTAGATAGTACGAGGTTGTTGTTATTCTTCGGTAGGCCCACTCATAATTAATGGCATGTTCATACTTAGAAAAGTGTTTGTACCTAAAAAGCGAGTACCTGATGACCTATCTCGCTAAGTGAGTAGCCTTGTCATGAGAACAGGTGGTCAAGGGGACCTAATGACAGGGGCGTTTAAAGGTCGATTCTAGTGGCTTAATGTGCTGACACGTCTATAAGCGTTAGGGAATATAACAAACATTATGATAACAAACATTACTTTCAAAATtggaaaaagattaaatttctcTGATTTGTTCTAAGAGATCAATTTTGTCATTGTCAAAACTAAGAGAGACCAAATAAATCTTTTTACTAAATGATTTAAAAGAAGTCAAAATAATAGGATATATTTACCGgtttattaagattttaattgaatatttcaCCAAATCAACTAACGCCAACTcaaatgtttgattttgtttgttaatttcttaataaaaaattaggtaAATCTGTTAATTTCAAGGGCCGAAAGTCTAGTTGAAACAACTAGCTAGAAATTGTTAAACATTAACAAGAAATCCCAAAAATTGTTgctaatttgatattataaccCTCTTGATTAAAACATTACAATAATTTCCTTAATTTAccttcttaaaaaaaaatctacatAAAGCATTAAACCTTACCATCCAATTCCTTCCCTTCATTAATACCAGAATCTTAGCAATAGTCAGTGGCAGCCATGGTCAGAGCATCGCCTCCACCATCACCGCTGCCATTTCTTCTGTACGAGAATGAAACATATGAATATTGCATCGTTTTACCTCCCAAGGTGAATTCCGCCGGTATATGGGAAAATGAGGCTTCCCCGTTGGTGATTTTCAATTACTCGTTGCCACTTTTGGAGATGCAGGTTGTCTTGACATTCGTCATCACTCATGTAATTTATACCATCTTAAGGCCTCTTGGTATCACCTTATTTGCCTCACAAATGTTTGTATGTTAATCCATCACCtactctctctctatatatatttcTCAGCCTGTTATGCTCGATGAGATGCATGTCAACTAAGTGAAaccttgttttgttttgttttttttactagGCCGGCATTACCATAAGCCCTATGATGAATCTACAATCATTCAGGAGCATATTCTTCAATAAGGAATCAAGTATAGAAGTCATCGACACTGTATCGATGTTCGGTTTCGCATTATTTTTGTTCCTAACGGGAGTgaaaatggacatgaaattaGCATTAAGGACAACAAAGAGATCCGTAGGGATCGGCGTTGTATCCCTTTTATCTTCCATCTTGGTCGGTGCAGCTATTAATGAAACCTTCAAACAACCTAATCAAACCGAACAAGTAAAAACCGAACGTCTAATCGGAACAGTGATCGAAGCGTTAACATCGTTTTCGGTCATCGCTTGCCTACTAGCCGAGCTCAAGATCTTAAATACCGAACTCGGACGACTTGCCCTAACGTCGGCTGCCGTAGGCGACTTGAGCACCATGTTTTTAGTCCACGTAATGTCGTTGTCACGAAATTTTACCGCATCACCATTGTTGGTTATAGAACGAGTAGTGATCATGTTTTGTTTCATAACTCTCATTATCTTCGTGTTTCGTCCATTGATGTATTGGGTAATTAAAAGAACACCCGATGGGGGACCGGTCGCGGAAGTGTACATCACGGCCACCATGATGGTTGCATTAGGGTGTGCTGTATTTACACATTGGACCGATCGATCTCCTTTAATCGGTGCTTTTCTCTTCGGCCTAGCTGTCCCTGACGGTCCGCCACTAGGGTCGGCATTGATAGACAAGTTCGAATGCTTTATCAATGCCTTCTTTCTTTCGATCTACGTGATAGCATCGACACTGAGGGCTAATTTTGGGAATATGTTGTCGGATCCATCCCATGTCaaattttttaccttttttttctccATGACATTCCTTGCAAAACTAATACCATGTTGCATAGGTTCATTTTTGAACTTTATGCCTTTTAGGGACTCCTTAGCTTTTGGTCTCGTTATGAGTAGCAAAGGAATTGTCCAGTTGTCGCATTATTCTACTTTTAGAGACAATCAggtaaattctaaatttaaaaaatttactatttcatatttaaattatcattttcgcCTTAGTTTACTTTAAGGAAAAAAGATATCTCAATAAGAATTTGAGACATGCCACATTTTTATTGGatatagataatatttttccgtaaagtgaaaaaaatttaaatatcaaattaagagagccaaatcataaataaaatccTACATATGATCCCTATAATATGTTTCTTTGGTATAGTTTATCCCTATAATATATAGTTTTGATAATTTCTAGTCtccttaattttcaaaatatatttccagCCTATAATATCCAATTGGTACCTAAGCCTTTTTTATGTCCTAATTAGTCcagaaataatcaaattatagtaGACTTAAACCCGTTGAACCCCTATGAGGATCTTTCATATGATTTGACCAAtcaaaaacttaattagaatctCCCAAACCTATCTAattatctttttcatttccaGGTTTTATCAGAAACAGGTTTTACCGCCATGGTCATCGCCATTTTGGTAAATGCAACTATAATCCCAATCCTGGTGAGGTTCCTTTATGACCCAGATTCAAGAAAATATGCAGCATATGAGCAACGGAACATAATGCACTTAAAACCCGATGCTGAGCTACGGATTCTTGCATGTGTTCACACATCCGATAATGTCCCAGCTATGATCAATTTGCTTGATCTCACTTACCCTACGAGAGAGAGTCCCAATGTTGTTTATGTCCTTCACTTGATCGAGCTAATGGCTCGTAATTCTCCGGTGTTTATAGCTCACCACAATCATGAATCTAGCACCGCCACCACCAAGTCTTTCGAGAAAATCATTCCGTTCTATCGGTACGAGGGGAACAATTGGGGTTTGGTCACGGTTAACGCTTTCACGGTGATTACACCGCGAAAGCTCATGCATGAAGATATTTGCATGATGGCTCTTGACAAGCAAACGTCTTTTATAATTCTTCCATTCCATAGGAAATGGTCGATTGATGGATcccttgaagaagaaaataatgtgGTAAGGAACTTGAATTGCACCGTCTTGGACCAAGCACCGTGCTCAGTCGGGATCCTAATCGATCGTGGCAGGAGGCAGAAACCAATGAAGCCGTCATCACCATCGTCTTGCTCAATCGGGATGCTTTTCTTAGGCGGAAAAGACGATAGGGAGGCTTTAATGCTGGCGAAAAGGATGGCTCGAGGCCCTCGGGTGAAGCTAACCGTGACCCGTCTCATTGAGTATCAAGATTGCAGTGACGTTGTAGACTGGGACACGGTATTGGATACTGAGATGTTGAAAGATGTTAAGCAAAATAATGGAGTACTTGGTAATGGTTATGACATAACGTATGTAGAAGAAGTGTTGCATTGCGGATCGCAGACCATAAAGCTCGTTAGGTCAATCGCCAACGATTATGATTTAATGATCGTCGGTAGACACTACGGGGTAGAGTCGGTACTATTGGCGGGTTTATCGGAATGGAGTGAATTCCCTGAGCTAGGGATTCTCGGAGACCTTTTCGCATCCATGGATTTAAATAGCAGGGTATCTATATTAGTTGTACAACAACAAATTGTATAAATGTAATAGACCTTGATTATCTTGAATCTTAACTTGATATTAATATTGTTGTTAATATAAAAAGATGTGGGTTTGAGTCGTTAATCCTCTTCTATaagaattaaagagaaattatgGATAACTTTTAGcagtttataataaaataataaacattgaTTATATGCAAAAATCTTACtcttaattatctcattttagtTAATACTTTTGTCCCTAAATTAAATTCTTTCATCAACCAAAAACACAACTAAGGATCGAATCTTAAAAATAACCTTGCTAGAGGGACATATATGAAAAATAGCTGCAATTAAATAGCTGCtagaatataaataattaaaagtttgttGGGAACCTATTTTAGTGCAAATACATTGTAAACAAAATGTATTTTGTGTTTAGTTTATAACCGAGCTTTCAAGGTAAAAATTTTAGTGAGAGAATAATCTTATTTGGTGTATGAATGTGAGGTAAATATTCTGTGAAtgatttaaacttaaatcataatttataatgTAGATACATAGTGAATTACTCACTAAGTAATACCGTAGAAAAATTTCCAATAACTAATTCTCGTGtacatattttcttattagtttttaCATGTTACTCAAATTGTAACTTAATTTACAATAGAAAAGTAGCTTGGCACCTTTGGATGTTCATAATCTAGTTATTTACTTCTTACTTcttcttttgttaaattgagACATAAttgcttttttaattaattgaaacatTTCAAGTTTTTTCTCGTTGGTTTCATCTGTaaacttaactaaaatcaaaacttaattaaaattagaagtTTATGTATGCTATTGTTGTCATATCAAAATTAGGGTGAATTTGGATGGGCGGTGGGATGCAGTgcatttaatttactttttgtttcatGTTACAGTGTTGCTATcgtaactaatctcaccgctaccgttgtttttacactaaatgCACTGCcaatccaaactcacccttaattaatttaagcattTCAGAACTTCTAATGTTGCCTTCTTGCTTGTTTGGCCTATAACTTATTAACCTTTGTTAGGTCACTTTATTACCCacatatgtattttagattcttaattaattttagttaataaacCAATATTAGttactcaattaaataatttacaaagCCTTATTCTAATCTCGTTAAAGTCATGACGACTTCATCGTACTAAAATGCATGTGTAActtttttaactaatattatttcattccaaataattagataacatgatctcttaatttaatttcacttgaattcattatttaatctaattaaatagaTATCTCAAGTGACTAAATTAACTCAAGATAATCTAATCAATGAATAGAGAAAAGACTTACTACTCTAATGAGTAAATTTAGTGAACTATTTCTCCTTATTTACAATTCCATATAAGTATTCGTGTTAAACACAATCCGTTAAAGAGTTGCGTTGAGCTTGTGGTAATCAATGAgccaatatttatttatacattttgtgTTACTTGTATAAACCATTAAGGACAATACAACATAGAGATAGTGAATAATATtggtttattttcatgaataatcaatttggtcatttcagCAATTTATCAAATAAGATGGAATTACTACACTAAGGGCACAAAAATCTAATAGTTATCAtagatttgaaatataaaataattggtAAAAAAACCTTTCAATCCatctcaattttgatattgaacAAATTGGTCCGTTTCAAAAAATCGGGgcaatttaatcactattaatTTCACAAGTGAGCAACTCAAGACAATTAATCACgatgttaatatttttcatcaattgtaCATTTAGCCCTTGTTGTTCATATATTTTGTGTAAATATTGACAAAACGTGTAAATGTTgcaagctaaatttattatattaacaaaaattatgtacaattggcAAAAACATTAACGTTATTGATACAATGTACAACAATTGAAGAGATAATGAGGAGGTAAGGAAAGGTATATAGTGGTGTTAAGGAAGACAATTCACTTAGAGAAGTAAAGAGTCAAAAATAGATAAGAGAATAGACTGACTTCTAAAGGAGGAGGAGATTGCTTAAAGAAGTGTAAGGCTTAAAAGGTTGATCCTTTCTTCACCATTTGAAGGGTATTTATAGGGGAGGTCCTCTCGTCCTGTACTATGATGTGACAAGTGGTTACAATGGACAATGGGCATACTGGCATAGTGAACGTGAGGTGCGAATGTAGTGGTCCTGGGCAGTACGAGGTTGTTGTTATTCTCTGACAAGACTCACTTATTGTTAGAGGCATGTTCATACTTAGAGAAGTGATTGTACCTAAAAAGAGTGTCTGATGAGGTAGCTTGCTAAACAGGTGGCCTTGTCATGGGAATAGGTGGTCAAAGCCACTCTCGAGGAGCGGATGGTCAAGGAGACTTAATGACTAGGGCTTGAAAGGTCGATTCTGGTGGTCAAGACcatattattgatttgatttacTGAGAAGATAGAGGCACTTAAGATTGAATCTGCTTAACCTTTAAACAACTTACCCGTTGTATTATCCCCTAAGAAACCCTGTTGATCCTAATCCATTTTTGTTTACTTATCACCCATTCATGTTAACCCGAAAACCACCTTAATTTTGTAAATCACTCTTTTTATTGATTCCCTTTTTtgttgagatttgatttggttagttgtcTGACTATGTTTCATTTGTATTgttgaatttttctttgttctaaaaaaattagcaaTCTTGATCAATTGAGAAATCAATATTTAGGTTATAAACCTTACTATCTTATTTAAGCTTGAATCGTTAATCTCATCTATTGTATAAAAACTCACATCCACACTTTATTTCTCattgatgttaaattcttgTAATTTAGTAGTTGATTCTTTTGGTTTGGAAACCTATGAATTGGAATCTCGATTGTAACCATATTTTATGACCTTTTTCGTACCCTTAACTTAAGCCCCGTTACAATCTCGTAAAGACCTCTTAAATGGTATGTCATCTCGTATATGTAGTAGTGGAGATTTAATGTTCAAGCAAGCTTATGGTAATAGCATTTCTTGTTTAACTGTTAAGTACATAttacttgaaccttaaacacctTGATAGCTTTGAGTAAACCTTAGTGAGGGTGCTAATTCCtgttgaatttgaatttcaagtaaTTATTGAGATAGGGGAGATACCTATGTTTTTTAtgccttaaaaaaaatttctgctTGGATTGCTTGTATTTTTTAGtgtcattttagtttaaatttccaatgcatgattatttgtAGATTATCCTGAGACATCGgtgaaaacaataaattaaaggaAGTTAACTTGAATGTGGGTTGAGAATTTTTCTTGAGGACAATCAAACgtttaagtgtggggatatttgataagtgctaaaagtatcATGTTTTAACCTTATTCTTAACGCGTTTTGGGTGATTATCcgatgttaattgtgaattttatactcttaatcctttaaattcatggcGAACGGGAAGCCCTTCATATATAATGATCATTTTATGATGGTCCTACCACATGTGCAACCGCAAGGGTTTTGATAGCGACGGAGGGAAACCTAACCGCGTCGTCATCGACTTTCACCATCTAGGAACATTGAATCTAATTCAAACCCTGATCTCGAGCCCCAATATTCCATCTTCGGATCTTACTCACACACCCTACCCATCCCCAACAACAACCACCCTCATTTGAGGAAATATTTGGCGCAGACCCCAACCTCGAGCCTCAACATTCGGCACACTCTAGAGCGTACTCATATCACCCAGAGCCTCATCAGCAAGCACCTACCAAGTAGGATATCTTTGGCTCAGTACCTCCAGTCTCGCAAACCCCATGACTCCCGATGATGGGGAATATAATTTTACTAGTTTCTTTAGTACACTTGTAGGAACATCGGAGGCCAGTCCGAGCACTTATGAATTGCCACATGAAGGTGCACGAGGTCGCTGAAGGAGGCAGCCTGACCATTACACGTCGAGGCCGGGGACAACACCTGGGTCCATacagttttgatttttttaactatttactTAGTAACTTTTTGTAAACCGTAAATTGAATTTTCAACATAgctatttatttttgaattgatgAGCACAAAATATTACGTAAAATGTTaactgataaaaaaatataaaattcgatttttaaataaaacggTCCAAATTTGGTTTACAGATATAAAAAAATCCGCAGTTAGTCATCTTCTGCTTGAATGAGGTCTACATTACATTTAGTAAATATTGACCATGTTCACCCGTCATCTTGTGTAAACCATAACCAGTCTACACAATTAGTCATCATCGATGAAGACCGCCACTAACTTGTGTAAATAGTAATCAATTTCTACGCTCTTTGATGGCATGACATTTACGATTCTCGTGACAATATATAATTCAACCTCGTTAATGTATGACAGTATATAATTCAACCTCGATAACTGGTATCTCCTATTAATGGTACACTTCCCAAATAATTAAGGGATCCACTACTTCACATTAGATCCATCACTTCACATCTAGCCATTACAGTTACTCCTCATCTGATAAGCAAACAATTTAAGATGGGTTAACAACCTACAAAGATGGGCGCAATGTTTCTAACCATTCATAAATTTGCTCAGGCAATAAATTGTTTGCTTATCAGATGATGAGTAACTATAATGGCCTTTTCTTCAACAGGATactttcaacatttttttctctatttacaATACCACAACCTAAAGAGCAtccatatatctatatataggCTACTGGTGTAGGCAAAGAAAAGGCCagcaccaaaatttttttaaattttttaaagaggtGTCGACCACTTGGTATATggcacacaaaaaaaaatttatacagATAAATGGATGTTGGCCATCTGGTACATGGCAcctcaaaaaaattgaatacaGAGAGAAAAACAAATGGGTGTTGGCCATGGGGTggccaaaaccctaaaaacaatTATACAGAAAAAGGGTGTGACCACCTGTTTCACGacacccaattttttttttaaatactggTATAATTTGTATACCAGTATAATATGGTGTAAAAAATTACATGGGTGTTGACCATGCAATGACCACAACCAAATATCAATCATGAAGTAATGATCGAGGGAATTTTATGTGGGTGTTGACCATGGAGTGGCCAAAACCCTCCGGCATTGTTCGTTTCaggttattttggtatttattttttaacttgggttattgttgtaaatattttattttttgggtcaAATGGGTAAAATAGCCGACAAAGTTAAACTACTTCAAATAGTAGGTATATTAGCTCTATTTGTCACTGTgatgtaatatatttaagttcACTGGTTGTAATTGTTTGAAGATAGTAGATTTTTCTTACCAAGCTAGGTTCCACAAATATAGGAAAACCAAATTGTGTAAACAAACTTTGGGCTAGTTTAGTATTACTTCTAAGAAGCACTTTTGAGAcaaaaaaattcctaaacaaGTTTCTTTTTAAGAGAAAATGTACTTCTCCAATGCCAAAAAATGAGACCAAAATCACTTTTTTCGTAagctgaaaattttagtttctcctcaaaaacacttttgagaAGCATTCCTAAATTAGGCCTTTATTATCCCCTATTTAGTTATGTGCTATCATAGTGCTTACAAAAATGCCTACTTCCACTGTCACTTCTAGTCATACTAAGCTTATTACTTAGCTACTATTTCAAGTCAATAGTCCCAACAGAAGTTTTGATGCTACCACCACCAACACCTTCCTTGAGACCTCCACTCCATTAAAACCATAATGAAAGGCTCCTTTTTTGgggtaaattatattagtagtcaccaaattttttttgtcaccaAATTAtggaaagttataaaataatcatcaaattattaataaatttatttttttagtcacccaactatgaaaagttacaagaGGGCtattcaactattcaatttttgtcttttttttgttcatccaactattttgaatttttgagtGTTTCCATTTTAcacaagtaaattaaaaaaaaattaagagtaCATGAATATTCAAGAATAGTTGAGAGCATGTGGTAAAGGGAGTAATTTTTTAGCAAACATGGTCAGATATGTCATTCCACAGATCTCATCCCCGATCAGCTGTGAAAAAAGTTgtccatcttttttattttaaaggctTTTGCTCAACAAACTCTTATAAACTTCCATTGATCAAACATTACAATTCTTAAAAGAAAGttcgagttttaaaaaaaatcttgaataacaattcaaattttcgaaaagaaaattaaaattattattattatatcaaataattttgaatactCATTTACATCAACATCAAAGGTCTTTGATAGAAACCCCAAATggaataagaataataataataataataataataataataataataataataataataataatttacctaTAAAGGCCCATTTCTAagtatatttatgaaaatgggcCAATTTCTGCATTATTTACCGGAAATGGTTGATTTTGGCAAAATGTGTCCACGTAGGAGCATTTTAGGGTGAAATTTCAGGAAAATGCGCCACTGGGGGTgcgattttgccatgtcagTACAAAACGCATTGACATAAACgtgctttgctgacgtggcaaaatcgctccccAAAGGGCGCGTTTTGCTCTGTGTTTTTTTCCTAacgattattttattttttgaccgttgggggtcc
The Gossypium raimondii isolate GPD5lz chromosome 8, ASM2569854v1, whole genome shotgun sequence DNA segment above includes these coding regions:
- the LOC105789997 gene encoding cation/H(+) antiporter 4, producing the protein MVRASPPPSPLPFLLYENETYEYCIVLPPKVNSAGIWENEASPLVIFNYSLPLLEMQVVLTFVITHAGITISPMMNLQSFRSIFFNKESSIEVIDTVSMFGFALFLFLTGVKMDMKLALRTTKRSVGIGVVSLLSSILVGAAINETFKQPNQTEQVKTERLIGTVIEALTSFSVIACLLAELKILNTELGRLALTSAAVGDLSTMFLVHVMSLSRNFTASPLLVIERVVIMFCFITLIIFVFRPLMYWVIKRTPDGGPVAEVYITATMMVALGCAVFTHWTDRSPLIGAFLFGLAVPDGPPLGSALIDKFECFINAFFLSIYVIASTLRANFGNMDSLAFGLVMSSKGIVQLSHYSTFRDNQVLSETGFTAMVIAILVNATIIPILVRFLYDPDSRKYAAYEQRNIMHLKPDAELRILACVHTSDNVPAMINLLDLTYPTRESPNVVYVLHLIELMARNSPVFIAHHNHESSTATTKSFEKIIPFYRYEGNNWGLVTVNAFTVITPRKLMHEDICMMALDKQTSFIILPFHRKWSIDGSLEEENNVVRNLNCTVLDQAPCSVGILIDRGRRQKPMKPSSPSSCSIGMLFLGGKDDREALMLAKRMARGPRVKLTVTRLIEYQDCSDVVDWDTVLDTEMLKDVKQNNGVLGNGYDITYVEEVLHCGSQTIKLVRSIANDYDLMIVGRHYGVESVLLAGLSEWSEFPELGILGDLFASMDLNSRVSILVVQQQIV